A segment of the Salvelinus namaycush isolate Seneca chromosome 3, SaNama_1.0, whole genome shotgun sequence genome:
CTCTGCAGGACTGAACTGTAGGAAATATAAAAAGGACAGGCAGAAACACACCCATTCAATTGAAATGCAATCCATTATGTTAAGCTATAACTACAGAGTAAACTTACAGACAGATCCCTGGGGGTGGTGACCGGCTGTGGTCCTTTGCAGCACAGCAGAGAGAAAGGTCTCTGCTTGGTCTTGGGGTGCTCCTTAAAACACAGGCTGAACACCTTTGCAGGGAGACAGACATCCCAGTTGTCTGGATGGTCCTTCACGAGATCAGACACCATCCTGTTGGGGTGAAGGCCACCATGGTCAAAGTTGAGTATGAAATTAAAAACCATATAAAGGAATGAGTCTAAAACACAAACCTGCTGATCAGGGTCTGTGTGGCCAGATCCAGTGATCCAACTTGCCGATGACGGTATAAGAGAGAGAACCCCCTCAGCTTCAGATGACTGTTTAAGGCAAGGTTGATCTAAAACATGAATAAATGTAAAAACACCTCATACGATTGTCTAATGAACCACTCTGGACCTATTGACCGCTAGTGCATATATGAACCAACCTCAAGATTGTTGCAAGGTATGTGTAACAGTAAGTATGTGACAAAATATATTTGGCCTCACCTTACTGGTAAACTTCCTCTTCAGTCGAACAAGGATTCCAAAAGGGAAGCCAAAGTGAGAGATGACTTCAGCTACATGCTGTGCTACCTCAGTAGAGCTACAACCTCTCAGGGGGAAGGCCTCCACCCATTTGGAGTAGAAGTCTGTCAAGGTCAGAACGTACTGGTGTCCGTTCGGTGTTAGGGGCAGTGGCCCTCTAATGTCCATACCCAGCCACTCCCATGCCTCTGTGATCTGGGTGAGAATGGGAGACAATGTATAGTACTGTTTTAATGACAATCTTATTGGTTTTCGATCCAGAGTGAGACATACTGGAAAAAAACAGACCAATGAATCAATGATCAACTTGGAGGATCTATCCCTAACCCTGTATTAGAGACTGAATGTTTACACATCCTTCATTACCTCTATTATGTGCTTGAGGGGTGGAAGTTGGAACTCCAGGTTCTCACATGCCACCTGAAAATAAAGTGCATTGTTTATCAAATTCTTAGCATAAGCTATTGGTATATAGCATAAGATACAGGTTATTCCAGTGAGCAAACAACTTACCTTCGGGGCAACATCATCTTTGAATCCCCAGCGAATACTCTGCAAAGATCAATATGAGGAACATTTTATTAAATGTCTACATAATGCAAAACCCCAGTAAATAATCCCTGTATATCTGGCAAAGCAACAGTCCAATCAGACCACCTAGAGCCACTCACGTGTGGTAGACAGTAATCACTGTGGAAGAAACCTGGGAGGGATTCAGCCATTTGGATTTCTTCATCTACATGGATATACCAACTTGAAGAGGTAACTTTTTCTGGAGCTCTGATCCGTCAAAATAGAAGTTGACAATTGAAAAAGCAAGAACTAGAACACAGGTAGAAACCATACTGCTCTACAGTGACGTTGTGCATTCCAAAAAGAGCTAATTTAACTTTCACTTAAATTCACAAGGTTATTTACTTAGTATTGTCTTTAGCCAGCTTGCTTGTCTCTGATGTGATGGTGGGGCTTGGTGTTGTTACCGGTTCGGCCACTGTAACAGCAGGGGCAGCAGTATACTTCTCTGGCAACCCATCACTCTGCATGCCAAAAACAAAGATAATAACCACCATTACTGCGAGGACGCATGTACTTTAAATGTACCTTGTGTAGGCTATGAATGTACATATCAATGCTTCACT
Coding sequences within it:
- the LOC120040436 gene encoding uncharacterized protein LOC120040436 isoform X1, with protein sequence MPTLCSAYNCKNRGPKADVGFFSFPKNDPERRKRWIINMKWKDWNPQHHHRVCSIHFEDKYICRMDKRQRLTPDAVPTIFDFPENFQKKKASIHPQSRRARSDGLPEKYTAAPAVTVAEPVTTPSPTITSETSKLAKDNTKAPEKVTSSSWYIHVDEEIQMAESLPGFFHSDYCLPHSIRWGFKDDVAPKVACENLEFQLPPLKHIIEITEAWEWLGMDIRGPLPLTPNGHQYVLTLTDFYSKWVEAFPLRGCSSTEVAQHVAEVISHFGFPFGILVRLKRKFTSKINLALNSHLKLRGFSLLYRHRQVGSLDLATQTLISRMVSDLVKDHPDNWDVCLPAKVFSLCFKEHPKTKQRPFSLLCCKGPQPVTTPRDLSFSPAELRESSFAIQSNQEGGHDTDPQDMVGIESGKETAGKSTVTRVSFLRSNTESNNNTDGNTYGHPDSRTDGRTDGHPDSRTDGHPDGHPDGSTDGHPDGSTDGNPDGNPDGNPDGNPDGNPQQ
- the LOC120040436 gene encoding uncharacterized protein LOC120040436 isoform X2, giving the protein MAESLPGFFHSDYCLPHSIRWGFKDDVAPKVACENLEFQLPPLKHIIEITEAWEWLGMDIRGPLPLTPNGHQYVLTLTDFYSKWVEAFPLRGCSSTEVAQHVAEVISHFGFPFGILVRLKRKFTSKINLALNSHLKLRGFSLLYRHRQVGSLDLATQTLISRMVSDLVKDHPDNWDVCLPAKVFSLCFKEHPKTKQRPFSLLCCKGPQPVTTPRDLSFSPAELRESSFAIQSNQEGGHDTDPQDMVGIESGKETAGKSTVTRVSFLRSNTESNNNTDGNTYGHPDSRTDGRTDGHPDSRTDGHPDGHPDGSTDGHPDGSTDGNPDGNPDGNPDGNPDGNPQQ